CCTGGGTGCTGAGGCCCTGTCACCTGCTGCGGTAGAAGGGACCTGCAGATGAGCTCAAACTGAAGGCCTGGTCATGGGATCATCCGGGATCATTCTCAGCTCAGGTCCCCACAGGTTACTCAGAGGAGATGGGAgggtcagaggcagagacagcaagcATCGTGCTGCTGAACCggagaggggggaagaggctGACCTGCTCCCTCGGGTTTGCCTCTGCCCAGATGCTGTGCCCCGTCACCCACATAGGACTCCCCAGTCTTGGTCTGAGCTACTTCCAGTGCCCGCATCTGCCATGAACCTCATGTGGGAACCTCAGGATATAGATCTCCCAACATCTGCAGCAAGGTTCGGGGACCGAGCAGGGCTGACAGAGTCTGTCTCCAGCTGCTCCTAGCAGGGCTTGGGGAGCCCCACCCTCACTGTCCAGCTGCGGTATCTCTTAGGGCCATCTGGAAAGGTTACACAGCTTGTCCACTGCAGAGGGGACTTGGCCACGGCACCTGCCATGGCCGCTCTCGATTGTCAACCTGATTATATCTGGAATGAACAATGATCCCagaatggagggcacacctgtgagagattttgGGGGGCTTGTTTTGAAGATCCTTTTCTAGACCTTTGAGGTAGGGAGCAGACTTTAACCATACCTTCGCTGGCAGCCTATATAGGGGCGCGGCAGAAGGAAGCACTCTCCCTTCACCTTGCTGGCACGTCCATTCCTCTGGAATTCGAGTCTCTTTGGGGTCCCAGACCGTACTGAAGAGCAGCTGAGACCCCCAGCCTCGTGGGCTGAACAACCGCTGGACTCTTGGACTCTGTTCACAGCTGTATGAATATTCACTTTCTAAGACGTTGCTCTAGAGAGTCCTGACTAGCACAGCACCCCATGTTTTGCAGGTGTTGGGGTCCACCCTATTAGATTGTGAACATGTCCTTGTCTGCTCCGCTACGTTAGCATCCCAGCTTCTCACAAAAAAAACTCCCAGGACCTGGGCCCGATTGGAATTCACGTCCTGGGAGGGACAGGACTGATGTCCCCAGAAAGAACGGGGCTGgctggagggtggggaggagagtgggtggaagggggtgggaggggggtctACACAGGGTGCATTCTCTACTCCAGGCAGGCAGCTCATGGGAAGTTTATTAGTAGCAACACAGACACGTGCAGGGTTGGCCAGACTGCAGTGGCAGGTCCCTAGATCAAGCCTCTTTCTGTCGGGTGGTGGATCTGGGCTCTGCTCCCCACTGGCGCACCTTGCAGAGAGGCTGTGGGCTGTAAGAGGGGAGCCCTGGACCCACAGTTTCCAGGGCATTACATCCCATGGCAGGCAGCCTGATCCTACCCTTGGACCAGAGCATTCAGCAAAGAGCAGGCAGAATTATCATTTAGCCCCATCTGAGAACCACCCCCACGTAGGAAGTACTCCCCACCCCAGGAAAACAGAGCCAGTGTTCAGGCCACAAACATCAGCTTGGGCCAGGCGTGGCTGCAGAGGCGGGGGCGGGTCTGGCAGCTTCTATGGGGCTGGGGTTGGACAAAGGGGAGTAGACGTCCTTTGTTCCAGGTTCAGTCTTCATCCTCGCTGGCATAGATGCCTGCTTCCCAGCGCTCTGCCAAGAGGCTCTTGTGTCTTGTTACTCGCGTGGCTCCCAGGACCTGCACACAGAGAGGTGTGGACATATGAGCCGCCCCAGCTGCCTCCCCATTGATGACATGCAGGATGGTCTGGCGCAGAGCGAGGTGAGACCCTCCCCTCCTCTGTTTCACACCGTCTTCTTCAAGCAAAGAAACATAGACTTCTGTTGACTTCCACAGCAAAGAAGTCACGCCCAGCCTCAGCCTAGAAAGGGTCACGTCTATAATTTCAGcacgcaggaggctgaggctgaggaaggaagagtgtgagtttgaggccagcttagtttgctacatagtgagactatcaataataataataacaataatttctTATTTGCAGCTCTTCCTGTTGAAATCTTTGtcttctggtaaaaaaaaaaatcaacaacaacaaccccccccccaaaaaaaacctcactCAGAGCTTTATCCATAATCTGTACCCATGGCAGGCATCACAAGTAGATCACAGCACAATCTATCCCAGGCAGACTCCATCAACAGAGCAGATTGTCAGCAAAGTAGCGGTCCTGAGTGACCAGTGCTATGGTAGAGGTGCTGACAGGAAGGGACAGACCGCGTTCTTTCCCTCTGGAGCTCACTCACCTCTGAGTTGACGCGGTCCGAGGAGTTGATTCCGGCATACTGCATGAAAGGAACAAGAATCAGTGTTCATCCTTGCTGCCCAGCCCCTGCGCCCGCCTGAAAGTCCTCTCACAGGCAAATCATCCCTTCAGAGCTGGAAGCCCAGCTGGTGGCGCTCTCCCAGAGTCTCCCGCCATCTGTTTCCACGTACCATGGGGTCAGGCTGTGAGACCAGGTTGGTAGGGTCAGACATGTGCTGTTCTCTGTGATGTCCTTTGGACCCTCCCAGCATGGTCCAGGTACCTGGTACCTACACTTGAAATCAGacttagggtttttttgtttgtttttcttttctttttctggttttcagacaaggtttctctgtagctttggagcctgtcctggaactagctcttgtagaccagactgtcctcgaactcacagagatccgcctgcctctgcctcccgagtgctgggattaaaggtgagcgctgCCACTGCCCATCTTGAAATTAGACTGGTTTTGTGAGCTCAGTAGCCATGAAGGATTGATGCCAAGACCTGAaggtgtgtgtggtttctgtgcAGCCTGCAGGCCGCAGGGTGTGGTGTGGCCGGCAGGGTGTGGCAGACCCATGACTGTGGGGTCAGGGAGATGAGAAATCAAACCAGAGGTTGTCATACAATCTTCATATATGCACAGTGGCACTCGGGTTCACATATGAAAATAATGGTGTCAGgccgggccatggtggtgcacgcctttaatcccagcacttgggaagcagaggcaggcggatctctgggagttcgagaccagcctggtctgcagagcaagaaTCTGtcttataaagtaaaaacaaaaacaaaatggtggTAATGACCatttgatatttgttttcttcctcatcaGTCTTTGACCTTTGACCCTGAGAGTGACCCCACAATAAATGTCCCCTGCTTGTGTCCCCCTCAGACTAGAAACCCAGGGATTAGAAGAAACACCCAGTCCCCGTGGGCAGCAGCTCTGTCCACTCACCCACACCTCCTTTTTTGTCTTCTGTCCCAGAGCGGTGTCCTCAGGGGCCTGCACCTTCCACACCAGGCCTGAATGCAGTTGGACGGGGGTGAATACTGGGGATTCTGACACTGCGTAGCTGCCGGTGATGCCTGTGGGGGGCAGAGACGGTGTCCTCAGGGAGGTCTCTGGACAAGAATCTGGAGTACTTACAAAGACAGGGAAGCAGACAGGCGAACAGCAGCCCACTGTGACAGCCTGGCTGGAGTAGACACCAGGAGAGCTTTAGACAGACAGTGAGCCATGGATACTGGGAAGTAAGGTGGGGAATTTGTGATTAATCAAGAGGAGCAATCCATCAATAAGATAAGCAGCTGCTAACCTGTCCCGGTCCAATAACAGTGTTCAAAAAATCTAAAGCAAAGTTGGCATTTTCTCTCCGGAATCTACTTCCTCCACCCCTGAGACCTCAGGACAGAACAGCCACCCTCTGGAACCCCGCTTACCAGATGCTCGGGAGGAGCTCCGGGAGCCTTGCTCCTCTTGCTCCGGCCCTGGGGAGAACACCTCTGGGAAGAAGGCATTTCTCCGCTCTTCAGCCACCTCTCGCTCCCTCCGCAGGACGTCCTCCACCTCCCTTTCCAGCAGGACAGAAGACTGTGACTTTTGTAGCCTCAACACCGGGCCTCCGGCCACCTCCCAGCCCCAGGTATGGGAGGTCTCAGCCTGCTGGGGGACGTCTGGGACCTTGAACTGCAGTGGACGCAGGTGGAAATTCTCTAATTGCACGACACCCACATTGGCACGCAGAGGCTTCAAGGGCTCTTGTTTTGAGCTCAGAGACCTTCTAGAATATTCTGAGACATCCCTTGGAGATTCTGTTGCCTTCTGGAAGGTCACAGCTTTGGTGTCCTCTGTGGAGACACCATTTGGCTTGCTGTATACTCCAAAGGCTGAGAAATCTAGTTTGGGGGTCCCAGGGCCCAGATATGGCTGGTAGGCATCTGGTGGGATCCGGTTGACCTTTCTTGCCTCTGGAGCTGGGTCAGTGGCTCGGGCATCTGGGGTGAGGATGGAGTCAGAACTCAGGCTTCTCTGGAGTCCAGGCCGAAGGTCTTGGGAGGACCAGTCGGGTGTGGACGACCTGCCCACCTGCAGACCCTCCCGACGATGGTCTTCTTCTCGCTGTGTCTCCTGCACCATGTCCCTTTGCACATAGAGGGATGGGCGGCCCCTATCTCTGCGCCCTGGAGACTCAGCCAGGCTCACCTTGTTGAGCAACGGcctactggggatctgaaccagCTCCTGATGTCCAGCTGCCCGCCCAAGCCCCCTCTGTTCCCGCAGCTCTGCCTCACGCTCCTGGGCCAGTCTAATCTCTCTCTCGATGGGAGTTTCTTTGGGGGTCTCAGGAGACTCTGCTCGGGTCCAGGGGCCAGGGTCGTTAGCTGCACGAACTGCTACTGTTTGCCCAGCTGCGGAGACATGGACAGTCTTCTCTGAAGTCACCTCCTTCGCTGGTGGCACGGTAGGTATGGCACAGCCATTGACTAAGTGGGGCCTGGCGGAGATCTTGGAGGCTTGGCTGACCCCTGGTGGGGCTTGCACAAAGGTTTCCCTGGCTGTGGGGCTCCAAGAAACGGGGTTCGTGTTCGCTTTCTCCAAACTCAGGAATTGCTGCCGAGCAGCCAGGAAATCAATTTGTTCCGTGTCCACCAAGATCTCATCAGTGGACTTGGGCCGAGGCTGGCCAGTGGGCCTGGGCTCTCCCTGGAGTGTGGCCACTGTGCTGCCCTTCCTGATGGCCTGGCTGTGGATGACCGCCCAGCGCTCGGCATCCAGGTCCCTCGGTTGGCTGTGGAGGGCACTGTTGGTGTCATCCAGGTGGTATGCCTCCATCTCTTCGTCTTCGTCCT
Above is a window of Microtus pennsylvanicus isolate mMicPen1 chromosome 6, mMicPen1.hap1, whole genome shotgun sequence DNA encoding:
- the Misp gene encoding mitotic interactor and substrate of PLK1, which translates into the protein MDRVTRYPIFSNPHSARVTSLVLDENTSYTVELVGVGPEAGWSHEDLQTWSTEYQTRPDVKRTGVSSTRQVFLGQSSPRSLYLEDEDEEMEAYHLDDTNSALHSQPRDLDAERWAVIHSQAIRKGSTVATLQGEPRPTGQPRPKSTDEILVDTEQIDFLAARQQFLSLEKANTNPVSWSPTARETFVQAPPGVSQASKISARPHLVNGCAIPTVPPAKEVTSEKTVHVSAAGQTVAVRAANDPGPWTRAESPETPKETPIEREIRLAQEREAELREQRGLGRAAGHQELVQIPSRPLLNKVSLAESPGRRDRGRPSLYVQRDMVQETQREEDHRREGLQVGRSSTPDWSSQDLRPGLQRSLSSDSILTPDARATDPAPEARKVNRIPPDAYQPYLGPGTPKLDFSAFGVYSKPNGVSTEDTKAVTFQKATESPRDVSEYSRRSLSSKQEPLKPLRANVGVVQLENFHLRPLQFKVPDVPQQAETSHTWGWEVAGGPVLRLQKSQSSVLLEREVEDVLRREREVAEERRNAFFPEVFSPGPEQEEQGSRSSSRASGITGSYAVSESPVFTPVQLHSGLVWKVQAPEDTALGQKTKKEVWYAGINSSDRVNSEVLGATRVTRHKSLLAERWEAGIYASEDED